One region of Trinickia violacea genomic DNA includes:
- a CDS encoding phosphotransferase, with the protein MATRHPAAESEQAQDYSAFVGTRAVSERQRFDVAALEAWLAEHVDGFAGPLTVEQFAGGQSNPTFKLVTPSRSYVMRAKPGPAAKLLPSAHAIEREYRVMHALANTEVPVAHMLALCEDEAVIGRAFYVMEFVEGRVLWDQSLPGMSSAERAAIYDEMNRVIAALHTVDVDQAGLTDYGKPGNYFARQIGRWSKQYQASETEPIEAMHRLIDWLPQHMPAEADEGHDGTTRVSIVHGDYRLDNLIFHPSEPRVLAVLDWELSTLGNPLADFAYHCMAWHVDPAQFRGIAGLDWAALGIPDEAHYVQRYCERTGLQIEGDWNFYLAYNMFRIAAILQGIMKRVVEGTAASAQAADAGRRARPMAELAWQYAQKVR; encoded by the coding sequence ATGGCTACCCGCCATCCAGCAGCGGAATCGGAGCAAGCGCAGGACTATTCTGCGTTCGTCGGGACTCGAGCGGTGTCCGAGCGTCAGCGTTTCGACGTCGCGGCGCTCGAAGCATGGCTCGCCGAGCACGTCGACGGTTTCGCCGGGCCGCTCACGGTCGAGCAATTCGCGGGGGGCCAGTCGAACCCCACGTTCAAGCTCGTCACGCCGTCGCGCAGCTATGTGATGCGTGCGAAACCGGGCCCTGCCGCGAAGCTCCTGCCTTCCGCGCACGCGATCGAACGCGAGTACCGCGTGATGCACGCGCTCGCGAACACCGAGGTCCCCGTCGCGCACATGCTCGCGCTCTGCGAAGACGAAGCGGTGATCGGCCGAGCGTTCTACGTGATGGAGTTTGTCGAGGGCCGCGTGTTGTGGGATCAATCGCTGCCCGGCATGTCGAGCGCCGAACGCGCTGCGATCTACGACGAAATGAATCGCGTGATCGCCGCATTGCATACCGTCGATGTCGATCAAGCCGGCCTCACCGACTACGGCAAGCCCGGCAACTACTTCGCCCGTCAAATCGGCCGCTGGAGCAAGCAGTACCAGGCATCGGAAACCGAGCCGATCGAAGCGATGCACCGGCTCATCGACTGGCTGCCGCAGCACATGCCGGCCGAGGCGGACGAAGGCCACGACGGAACAACGCGCGTCTCGATCGTGCACGGCGACTACCGGCTCGACAACCTGATCTTCCATCCAAGCGAGCCGCGCGTGCTCGCGGTGCTCGACTGGGAACTGTCGACGCTCGGCAATCCGCTCGCCGATTTCGCCTATCACTGCATGGCATGGCACGTCGATCCCGCGCAGTTTCGCGGCATCGCCGGGCTCGATTGGGCGGCGCTCGGCATTCCCGACGAAGCCCATTACGTGCAGCGCTATTGCGAACGCACCGGCTTGCAGATCGAAGGCGACTGGAACTTCTACCTCGCCTACAACATGTTCCGCATCGCGGCGATCCTGCAAGGGATCATGAAGCGCGTCGTCGAGGGCACGGCGGCGAGCGCGCAAGCGGCCGACGCCGGCCGCCGCGCCCGGCCAATGGCCGAACTGGCTTGGCAGTACGCGCAGAAAGTGCGTTAA
- a CDS encoding histidine phosphatase family protein, whose protein sequence is MSDPTTTGFDMPKRRRIFLMRHGDVTYFDASGRAIEPETVPLNANGREQASAAGREFATHDVRFDRVIVSGLPRTVETAQRVLAETGQKVDIEIWPEWQEIRGGRLAGLPPDEVESAFLRVFEGIVPEETRFLGGETIGELLDRVLPPVAKLRNDPSWDTALLVLHGGVNRALLSHAITAGGRAFFGHLAQATGCINALDVGDEPRDWVIRTINYSPPSPLFKDVRNTTMELLYAQYLRYKRD, encoded by the coding sequence ATGAGCGATCCGACGACAACGGGCTTCGACATGCCCAAGCGCCGCCGCATCTTCCTGATGCGGCACGGCGACGTGACTTACTTCGATGCCTCGGGCCGCGCCATCGAGCCCGAAACGGTGCCGCTCAATGCCAACGGACGCGAGCAAGCCAGCGCCGCGGGCCGCGAGTTCGCGACTCACGATGTGCGCTTCGATCGCGTGATCGTGAGCGGCTTGCCGCGCACGGTCGAAACGGCGCAGCGTGTGCTCGCGGAGACGGGTCAGAAAGTCGACATCGAAATCTGGCCCGAATGGCAGGAGATTCGCGGCGGGCGCCTCGCGGGCCTGCCGCCCGACGAAGTCGAATCGGCCTTTCTGCGCGTGTTCGAAGGCATCGTCCCCGAGGAAACGCGCTTCCTCGGCGGCGAGACGATCGGCGAATTGCTCGACCGCGTGCTGCCGCCGGTCGCGAAGCTGCGCAACGATCCGTCGTGGGACACGGCGTTGCTGGTGCTGCACGGCGGCGTCAATCGCGCGCTGCTGTCGCACGCGATCACGGCAGGCGGGCGCGCGTTCTTCGGCCACCTCGCGCAAGCAACAGGCTGCATCAACGCGCTCGACGTCGGCGACGAGCCGCGCGACTGGGTCATCCGCACGATCAACTATTCGCCGCCGTCGCCGCTCTTCAAGGACGTGCGCAACACGACGATGGAGCTGCTCTACGCGCAATACCTTCGATACAAGCGCGACTGA
- a CDS encoding oxepin-CoA hydrolase, alternative type, with amino-acid sequence MTAELLASRPPESESTLVLTLSNPGARNALHPDMYAAGIEALNTAERDPSIRAIVLTGADDFFCAGGNLNRLLENRAKDPSVQAQSIDLLGEWISALRASTKPVIAAVAGAAAGAGFSLALACDLIVAADDAKFVMSYSRVGLTPDGGGSWFLARALPRQLATEVLLEAKPVAATRLYELGVVNRLAKPSAVLDTALAWADELGRVSPNAATRIKSLVAAADSQSLADHLIAERDNFVASLHHRDGLEGITAFLEKRAPVYK; translated from the coding sequence ATGACCGCCGAACTCCTTGCGTCGCGCCCGCCCGAAAGCGAATCGACGCTCGTCCTCACGCTCTCGAACCCCGGCGCACGCAACGCGCTGCACCCCGACATGTACGCCGCCGGCATCGAAGCGCTCAACACCGCCGAGCGCGATCCGTCGATCCGCGCGATCGTGCTGACCGGCGCGGACGACTTCTTCTGCGCGGGCGGCAACTTGAACCGGCTGCTCGAGAACCGCGCGAAAGACCCGTCGGTGCAAGCGCAAAGCATCGACCTGCTCGGCGAATGGATCTCGGCGCTGCGCGCTTCGACCAAGCCGGTCATCGCCGCGGTGGCGGGTGCCGCCGCAGGTGCAGGCTTCTCGCTCGCGCTCGCGTGCGACCTGATCGTCGCCGCCGACGACGCCAAGTTCGTCATGTCGTATTCGCGCGTGGGCCTCACGCCCGACGGCGGCGGCTCGTGGTTTCTCGCGCGCGCCTTGCCACGTCAGCTCGCGACCGAAGTCCTGCTCGAAGCCAAGCCGGTAGCGGCCACGCGCCTGTATGAGCTCGGCGTCGTCAACCGTCTCGCGAAGCCCTCCGCCGTGCTCGACACTGCGCTCGCCTGGGCCGACGAACTCGGGCGCGTCTCGCCGAACGCGGCCACGCGGATCAAATCGCTCGTCGCCGCAGCCGATTCGCAGTCGCTCGCCGATCACCTGATTGCCGAGCGCGACAACTTCGTCGCGTCGCTCCATCACCGCGACGGACTCGAAGGCATCACCGCTTTCCTCGAAAAACGCGCCCCGGTCTACAAATGA
- a CDS encoding 3-hydroxyacyl-CoA dehydrogenase, with amino-acid sequence MASRQYAIETVGVVGTGAMGRGIAQIAALAGLTVRLFDTDPQAVSAARDYLADIFVKLTVKGKLDEAGAHAALARVIGAQSLAELADCDLVIEAIVEKLDAKRALFRELETIVSGRCVLASNTSSLSITAIAAACTDASRVVGYHFFNPVPLMKVVEVIDGLRGDPAAGDALMDLARRMGHTAVRAKDMPGFIVNHAGRGMNTEGLRVASEGVASFVDIDRIMREQAGFRLGPFELLDLTALDVSHPVMESIYHQFYEEPRFTPSPITGARLAGGLIGKKAGEGFYRYVDGKQQVPDEPSAPTALPQRVWVSARHPEARNAVLELMTRVNVALDEGAKPAADSLIVVTPFGLDATTAAVEEQLDATRTVAIDTLFPLVNAKRRTLMTTPATTRAARDAAHALFAADGVPVTVIRDSTGFVAQRIVATIVNIGCDIAQRQIASPEDIDLAVTLGLGYPKGPLALGDALGAKTILAILRNMSSVLGDPRYRPSPWLARRAQLGLPLTSADASDAPEAAH; translated from the coding sequence ATGGCCTCTCGTCAGTACGCCATCGAGACTGTCGGCGTTGTCGGCACAGGCGCGATGGGACGCGGCATCGCACAGATCGCGGCGCTCGCCGGCCTCACCGTGCGGCTCTTCGATACCGATCCGCAAGCCGTGAGCGCCGCGCGCGACTACCTCGCGGACATCTTCGTCAAGCTGACCGTCAAGGGCAAACTCGATGAAGCCGGCGCGCACGCCGCGCTCGCACGCGTAATCGGCGCCCAATCGCTCGCCGAGCTCGCCGATTGCGACCTGGTGATCGAAGCGATCGTCGAAAAGCTCGACGCCAAGCGCGCGCTCTTCCGCGAACTCGAAACCATCGTCAGCGGACGATGCGTGCTCGCGTCGAATACGTCGTCGCTGTCGATTACCGCGATTGCCGCCGCGTGCACGGATGCTTCGCGCGTCGTGGGCTACCACTTCTTCAATCCGGTGCCGCTCATGAAGGTCGTCGAAGTGATCGACGGCCTGCGCGGCGACCCCGCCGCCGGCGATGCGCTCATGGACCTCGCGCGCCGCATGGGGCACACGGCCGTGCGAGCGAAGGACATGCCCGGCTTCATCGTCAACCATGCCGGACGCGGGATGAATACCGAAGGGCTGCGCGTCGCGAGCGAGGGCGTGGCGAGCTTCGTCGATATCGACCGGATCATGCGCGAGCAGGCCGGCTTTCGCCTCGGCCCCTTCGAATTGCTCGACCTGACCGCGCTCGATGTCTCGCATCCGGTCATGGAGTCGATCTATCACCAGTTCTACGAAGAGCCGCGCTTCACGCCGTCGCCGATTACCGGCGCGCGGCTCGCGGGCGGGCTGATCGGCAAGAAAGCGGGCGAAGGTTTTTATCGCTATGTCGACGGCAAGCAGCAAGTGCCCGACGAGCCGAGCGCCCCGACCGCGCTGCCGCAGCGCGTGTGGGTCAGCGCGCGTCATCCCGAAGCCCGCAACGCAGTGCTGGAGCTCATGACACGCGTGAACGTCGCGCTCGACGAAGGCGCGAAACCGGCTGCCGATTCGCTGATCGTCGTGACGCCGTTCGGACTCGATGCGACGACGGCGGCGGTCGAAGAGCAACTGGACGCAACCCGCACCGTCGCAATCGATACGCTCTTCCCGCTTGTCAACGCCAAACGCCGCACGCTAATGACGACGCCCGCGACCACGCGCGCCGCACGCGATGCCGCGCATGCGCTCTTCGCGGCCGACGGCGTACCCGTCACGGTGATACGCGACTCCACGGGCTTCGTCGCCCAGCGTATCGTGGCGACGATCGTCAACATCGGCTGCGATATCGCGCAACGGCAAATCGCGTCGCCTGAAGATATCGACCTCGCCGTCACGCTCGGCCTTGGCTATCCGAAGGGACCGCTCGCGCTTGGCGATGCGCTCGGCGCGAAGACGATCCTCGCGATTCTGCGCAATATGTCGAGCGTGCTCGGCGACCCGCGCTATCGGCCGTCGCCGTGGCTCGCGCGGCGCGCGCAGCTCGGCTTGCCGCTCACGAGCGCCGATGCATCCGATGCACCTGAAGCAGCGCACTAA
- a CDS encoding glutathione S-transferase: MIQLHGFALSNYYNKVKFVLLEHGIAFEEVFVIPSQDETVLAHSPLGKVPYIRTEEGDLCESEVIIEYLAQRYPDKPIFPADPFKAAKARELVTFVDLHLELVARELYKEAFFGGTVTDATKARAEKRLVHGIAGFKRLAKFSPYVAGGEFTIADIAAFASLPLVGMTTNAIYGRDFVLDAGIDWKAHVKLINQRPAAQRVTDDRKAYVAATKTN, translated from the coding sequence ATGATCCAGCTGCATGGTTTCGCGCTGTCCAACTACTACAACAAGGTGAAGTTCGTTTTGCTCGAACACGGTATCGCGTTCGAGGAAGTGTTCGTGATCCCATCGCAGGACGAGACGGTGCTCGCGCATTCGCCGCTTGGCAAGGTGCCGTACATTCGCACGGAAGAGGGGGATCTGTGCGAGTCGGAGGTCATCATCGAGTACCTCGCGCAGCGCTATCCCGACAAGCCGATCTTCCCGGCCGATCCGTTCAAGGCTGCGAAGGCGCGCGAACTGGTGACGTTCGTCGATTTGCATCTCGAGCTCGTCGCGCGCGAGCTGTACAAGGAAGCGTTCTTCGGCGGCACGGTGACCGACGCCACCAAGGCGCGCGCCGAGAAACGCCTCGTGCACGGCATTGCCGGCTTCAAGCGGCTCGCGAAGTTCTCGCCTTACGTGGCGGGCGGCGAGTTCACCATCGCTGATATTGCCGCGTTCGCGAGCCTGCCGCTTGTGGGCATGACGACGAACGCGATCTACGGACGCGACTTCGTGCTCGATGCAGGCATCGATTGGAAGGCGCATGTGAAGCTGATCAACCAACGGCCCGCCGCGCAGCGCGTGACGGACGATCGCAAGGCTTACGTCGCGGCGACGAAGACGAACTGA
- a CDS encoding pyridoxal phosphate-dependent aminotransferase: MNAPHETPTTPTFASRLPNVGTTIFTVMSALAAEKRAVNLGQGFPDFDCDPRIVDAVAKAMRDGHNQYPPMAGIAPLRQAISDKVANLYGRRYDANTEVTVTAGATQALLTAILATVHPGDEVIVLEPNYDSYVPSIELAGGKPVFVTLEAPDYAIPFDKLAAAITPRTRLILINTPHNPTGTVWRAGDMKQLEDIVRGTNVLILSDEVYEHMVYDGAPHESIARYPELAQRSFVVSSFGKTYHVTGWKIGYVCAPAALTAEFRKVHQFNVFTVNTPMQFGLADYLRDPAPYLDLPAFYQKKRDFFREGLAKTRFKLLPCTGTYFQCVDYSAVSDMTEADFSTWLTSEIGVAAIPVSAFYHEAHESGVVRFCFAKQESTLATALERLARL, encoded by the coding sequence ATGAACGCACCGCACGAAACGCCCACGACGCCCACCTTCGCCTCGCGCCTGCCCAACGTCGGCACAACCATTTTCACCGTCATGAGCGCGCTTGCCGCCGAGAAACGCGCGGTCAATCTCGGGCAGGGCTTTCCCGATTTCGATTGCGATCCGCGCATCGTCGACGCGGTCGCGAAAGCGATGCGCGACGGGCACAACCAATATCCGCCGATGGCCGGCATCGCGCCGTTGCGCCAGGCAATCTCGGACAAGGTCGCGAACCTCTATGGCCGCCGCTACGACGCGAATACCGAGGTCACCGTGACGGCCGGCGCCACGCAGGCATTGCTGACTGCGATCCTCGCGACCGTGCATCCCGGCGACGAAGTCATCGTCCTCGAACCGAACTACGACAGCTATGTGCCGTCGATCGAGCTGGCAGGCGGCAAGCCGGTCTTCGTCACGCTGGAAGCGCCCGACTACGCGATTCCGTTCGATAAGCTCGCCGCCGCGATCACGCCGAGAACCCGGCTCATCCTGATCAACACGCCACACAATCCGACCGGCACGGTCTGGCGCGCCGGCGACATGAAGCAGCTCGAAGACATCGTGCGCGGCACCAACGTGCTCATTCTGTCGGACGAGGTCTACGAACACATGGTCTATGACGGCGCACCGCACGAAAGCATCGCGCGCTATCCGGAGCTTGCGCAGCGCAGCTTTGTCGTGTCGAGCTTCGGCAAGACCTATCACGTGACGGGCTGGAAGATCGGCTACGTCTGCGCGCCCGCCGCGTTGACGGCCGAGTTCCGCAAGGTCCACCAGTTCAACGTGTTCACGGTGAACACGCCGATGCAGTTCGGGCTCGCCGACTATCTGCGCGATCCGGCACCCTATCTCGATCTGCCCGCGTTCTATCAGAAGAAGCGCGACTTCTTTCGCGAGGGCCTCGCGAAGACGCGCTTCAAGCTCCTGCCTTGCACCGGCACGTACTTCCAGTGCGTCGACTACTCGGCAGTGAGCGATATGACGGAGGCGGACTTCTCGACGTGGCTGACGAGCGAAATCGGCGTCGCGGCCATTCCGGTGTCGGCGTTCTATCACGAGGCGCACGAATCGGGCGTGGTGCGCTTTTGTTTCGCCAAGCAGGAAAGCACGCTCGCCACCGCGCTCGAACGGCTCGCGCGGCTCTGA
- a CDS encoding putative toxin-antitoxin system toxin component, PIN family, with protein sequence MPSSHASRGAPRVILDSNVWIDILVFDDPDTRPILAALESGALHALIDGRCLAELTRVLDYPQLVARSVDKEAALAAVGRLAEFVAPNAPDAPDAATENARPLPVCKDRDDQKFLELAHVARADWLVSKDRAVLKLAKRIARDFGFRIAQPAPFVAACELGATRTPEPEPA encoded by the coding sequence ATGCCTAGTTCCCATGCCTCGCGCGGCGCGCCTCGCGTCATCCTCGATTCGAATGTCTGGATCGACATTCTCGTGTTCGACGACCCCGATACGCGTCCGATCCTCGCGGCGCTGGAATCCGGCGCGCTGCACGCGCTGATCGACGGGCGATGCCTCGCCGAACTCACCCGCGTGCTCGACTATCCTCAGTTGGTCGCGCGCAGTGTCGACAAGGAAGCGGCCTTGGCCGCCGTCGGGCGCCTCGCCGAATTTGTCGCACCGAATGCACCGGACGCACCAGACGCCGCAACCGAAAACGCCCGTCCGCTGCCCGTCTGCAAGGATCGCGACGATCAGAAGTTTCTCGAACTCGCGCATGTCGCGCGCGCCGATTGGCTGGTTTCGAAGGACCGCGCCGTGCTGAAGCTGGCGAAGCGCATTGCGCGCGACTTCGGCTTCCGGATCGCGCAGCCCGCGCCGTTCGTCGCCGCTTGCGAACTGGGCGCGACCCGCACGCCGGAGCCGGAACCGGCCTGA
- the yaaA gene encoding peroxide stress protein YaaA, with the protein MIIVLSPAKSLDYETPPHVKKHTIPDFADEAAELIGELRRLSPQQIASLMDISDTLAHLNFQRYADWSPRFSTENAKQAVLAFNGDVYEGFDAKSLSAADLDYAQNHVRVLSGLYGLLRPLDLLQPYRLEMKTRFANARGKDLYAFWGERITQALNAQLHKNKGAARVLVNCASEEYFKSVKPKLLDAPVVTPVFEDWKGGRYKIISFHAKRARGLMARYAVENRVDSPEALKHFAAEGYAFDAAASNDSTYVFRRRVGD; encoded by the coding sequence ATGATAATTGTTTTGTCTCCGGCGAAATCGCTCGACTACGAAACGCCGCCGCACGTCAAGAAACATACGATCCCCGATTTCGCAGACGAAGCCGCCGAGCTGATCGGCGAGCTGCGCCGCTTGTCGCCGCAACAGATCGCGTCGCTGATGGACATCTCCGACACGCTCGCTCATCTGAATTTCCAGCGTTATGCCGATTGGTCGCCGCGTTTCTCCACGGAGAATGCGAAGCAGGCCGTGCTCGCGTTCAACGGCGACGTGTACGAAGGCTTCGATGCGAAGTCGCTGTCGGCTGCCGATCTCGACTACGCGCAAAACCACGTGCGCGTGCTGTCGGGCCTTTATGGCCTCCTGCGGCCGCTCGACCTGCTGCAGCCCTACCGCCTCGAAATGAAGACGCGCTTTGCGAACGCACGCGGCAAGGATCTCTACGCGTTCTGGGGCGAGCGCATCACGCAGGCGCTCAATGCTCAGTTGCACAAGAACAAGGGCGCTGCGCGGGTGCTCGTCAATTGTGCATCGGAGGAGTACTTCAAGTCGGTCAAGCCGAAGCTGCTCGACGCGCCCGTGGTCACGCCGGTCTTCGAGGATTGGAAGGGAGGCCGCTACAAGATCATCAGCTTTCATGCGAAGCGCGCGCGCGGCCTGATGGCGCGCTATGCGGTCGAAAACCGCGTCGACTCGCCGGAAGCGCTGAAGCATTTTGCGGCCGAAGGCTACGCATTCGATGCCGCCGCTTCGAACGATTCCACCTATGTATTTCGCCGGCGCGTCGGCGATTGA
- a CDS encoding M14 family metallopeptidase: MSLSITTHFDAGAVEVLSCEQAGDIRLRIRRDSHADLAQWFYFRLSGARGERCVMTFENASECAFADGWRNYQAVASYDRVNWFRVPTSYDGRVMTIDHTPDFDRIYYAYFEPYSEERHSEFLGAVQQMPQANLVELGQTVEGRPMSLLVLGTPELDNKPKKKVWIIARQHPGETMAEWFVEGLVKRLAGWGDWAGDPVARKLYDHAVFYIVPNMNPDGSVRGNLRTNAAGANLNREWMEPDAARSPEVLLVRDAIRATGCDLFFDIHGDEALPYVFVAGSEMLPGFTEEQGKQQAAFIEAFKQASPDFQDKFGYESSKYQQDALKLASKYIGHEYGCLSLTLEMPFKDNANLPDERVGWNGERSAALGAAMLNAVLRHVETFG, encoded by the coding sequence ATGAGTCTATCGATCACGACCCATTTCGACGCCGGCGCAGTCGAAGTCCTGTCCTGCGAACAAGCGGGCGACATCCGCCTGCGCATCCGCCGCGACAGCCACGCGGATCTCGCGCAGTGGTTCTATTTCCGTCTTTCGGGCGCGCGCGGCGAGCGCTGCGTGATGACATTCGAGAACGCGTCCGAATGCGCGTTCGCGGACGGGTGGCGGAACTACCAGGCCGTGGCGAGCTACGACCGCGTCAACTGGTTCCGCGTGCCGACCTCATACGACGGCCGCGTGATGACGATCGATCACACGCCCGATTTCGATCGCATCTACTACGCGTATTTCGAGCCGTACAGCGAGGAGCGGCACTCGGAGTTTCTGGGCGCGGTGCAGCAGATGCCGCAAGCGAATCTGGTCGAACTGGGGCAGACGGTCGAAGGCCGGCCGATGTCGCTGCTCGTGCTCGGCACGCCGGAACTGGACAACAAGCCTAAGAAGAAAGTCTGGATCATCGCGCGCCAGCACCCGGGCGAGACGATGGCCGAGTGGTTCGTCGAAGGGCTCGTGAAGCGGCTTGCCGGGTGGGGCGATTGGGCGGGCGACCCGGTCGCGCGCAAGCTCTACGATCACGCGGTGTTCTACATCGTGCCGAACATGAATCCGGACGGCAGCGTGCGCGGCAATCTGCGCACCAATGCCGCGGGCGCCAACTTGAACCGCGAATGGATGGAGCCGGACGCGGCGCGCAGCCCCGAAGTGCTGCTCGTGCGCGATGCGATTCGCGCGACGGGCTGCGATCTCTTCTTCGATATCCATGGCGACGAGGCGTTGCCGTACGTGTTCGTCGCGGGCTCCGAGATGCTGCCGGGCTTCACCGAGGAGCAGGGCAAGCAGCAAGCCGCGTTCATCGAAGCATTCAAGCAGGCAAGCCCGGATTTCCAGGACAAGTTCGGCTACGAATCGTCGAAGTACCAGCAGGATGCGTTGAAGCTCGCGTCGAAGTACATCGGCCATGAATACGGCTGCCTGTCGCTGACGCTGGAGATGCCGTTCAAGGACAACGCGAATCTGCCTGACGAACGCGTGGGCTGGAACGGCGAGCGCAGCGCGGCGCTGGGCGCGGCGATGCTGAATGCCGTGTTGCGGCACGTGGAGACGTTTGGCTAA
- a CDS encoding BspC domain-containing protein, which produces MDSSNTPRRFFLFVGRLAACTAASLALATPAFADLVDQRNDMINKYITDMHADPLVADCAAHGNFVASTSSAIDHVEFSAESFDSQHASVTPWNDSFDEGKQRVKVDNIVTVEGLGYPHDSSQPPINLKFRCGYVGTQMLAFSWNDPVPPAKPRAEPRAAAPVSQATKGKHTGKGTTKKKSTGKGSSKAVSPKTTSNKKTTANKSSTKKSSSSKKTTTSTTKKP; this is translated from the coding sequence ATGGATAGCTCCAACACTCCGCGCCGATTCTTTCTCTTCGTCGGCCGGCTGGCAGCATGCACTGCCGCCTCACTCGCCCTTGCCACCCCCGCCTTTGCCGACCTTGTCGATCAACGCAACGACATGATCAACAAGTACATCACCGACATGCATGCCGACCCGCTCGTGGCCGACTGCGCCGCACACGGAAACTTCGTCGCGAGCACATCGAGCGCGATCGACCACGTCGAGTTCTCTGCCGAGTCTTTCGATAGCCAGCACGCCAGCGTCACCCCTTGGAACGATTCGTTCGACGAAGGCAAGCAACGGGTGAAGGTCGATAACATCGTGACGGTCGAAGGGCTCGGCTATCCGCATGACTCGAGCCAACCGCCGATCAATTTGAAGTTCCGCTGCGGCTACGTCGGCACGCAGATGCTCGCTTTCAGCTGGAACGACCCGGTGCCGCCCGCAAAGCCGCGCGCGGAGCCGCGAGCCGCGGCTCCCGTCTCTCAGGCCACGAAGGGCAAGCACACCGGCAAAGGCACGACAAAGAAGAAGTCGACTGGAAAAGGCTCGAGCAAGGCGGTGTCGCCGAAAACGACGTCGAATAAGAAGACTACGGCCAACAAATCGTCGACGAAGAAATCGAGCAGCTCGAAGAAGACGACGACCTCGACAACGAAAAAGCCCTAA